One Kaistella polysaccharea DNA segment encodes these proteins:
- a CDS encoding YceI family protein gives MMKSIKTTAFSILLGSLVLTACAKEKPLTSETTEVSTSTDGAVYEIDTLNSRIEWKGYKVVKSDQSSHFGTINFESGQLTVKNNMLESGNFVVDMNSLTSVDLKDDAEQLNKLNSHLKSGDFFETEKFPTASYEITKVSPAEAGDYNTVLDGNLTIKGITKPVQFNANVSVKEGEVSVATEPKDIKREDFGVKFQLPVANGLIKDEVNLQILIKAMEKK, from the coding sequence ATGATGAAATCAATCAAAACAACCGCATTTTCAATCTTACTTGGATCCTTAGTTTTAACTGCTTGCGCGAAAGAAAAACCACTTACAAGTGAAACTACTGAAGTGAGCACTTCTACCGACGGCGCAGTTTATGAAATCGATACGCTGAACAGTCGAATCGAATGGAAAGGATATAAAGTCGTAAAGTCTGACCAAAGCAGCCATTTTGGAACAATTAATTTTGAAAGTGGCCAACTTACGGTAAAAAACAATATGTTGGAGAGTGGCAATTTTGTAGTTGATATGAACTCATTAACTTCTGTAGATTTGAAAGATGATGCAGAACAGTTGAATAAACTTAATAGTCATCTGAAAAGTGGAGATTTTTTTGAAACCGAAAAATTCCCTACCGCGTCTTATGAAATTACAAAAGTTTCGCCTGCTGAAGCTGGTGATTATAACACAGTTTTGGATGGAAATCTCACGATTAAAGGAATTACAAAACCTGTTCAGTTTAACGCGAACGTTTCTGTAAAAGAGGGCGAAGTAAGTGTTGCGACAGAACCTAAAGATATCAAGCGAGAAGATTTCGGTGTGAAATTTCAATTGCCTGTTGCGAATGGTTTAATAAAGGATGAAGTAAATCTTCAGATTTTAATTAAAGCCATGGAAAAAAAGTAA
- a CDS encoding GMC family oxidoreductase N-terminal domain-containing protein: MNRKEFIQTSSLGIAAFFFLGMGSFFGKSPDPVGEKSKSPTEVLEKEVVIIGSGYGGSVAALRLCEQNIPVTLLEMGLNWEKSGEKYSPMINPGHSAAWLKTKTIAPFMNLFRLEKFTGALDRLDFEHIKIWVGRGVGGGSLVNGGMAVTPKKEYFKEIFPDLNSEKFYSHYFPLANKELKTNVASEDFLKDCDYYKFNSVGEEEAKNAGFKTVRVPNVYDFKYMEKEYKNEVPRSALAGEVIYGNNYGKNSLDKTYLKKASATGKLEILELHQVNHIAQKSDKSYSIDISIINTKGEEIKHRIINTKKLILSAGTMGSLELLLKSKAFNQFPIDNNIGKEWGNNGNFMTGRNFVKGLSGGTGSKQSTIPVGGIDHWDDKEHPFFVEIAPLPMGLNVATSLYLMVNKLKKFGEVSYDLKEQKLDLNWDKSHTAHMKNNAKYFLRTMNKANGGTRSHLLFHNGFGADICYHPLGGIVLGKATDQFGRLNGHDNFYVIDGSLIPGTVGVNPFVTITAIAEYCIEEIIKKDFAQHI, from the coding sequence ATGAATCGAAAAGAATTTATTCAAACCAGTAGTCTGGGAATTGCTGCCTTTTTCTTTTTAGGAATGGGCAGTTTTTTTGGAAAATCTCCAGATCCCGTCGGGGAAAAATCCAAGTCGCCGACAGAAGTTCTTGAAAAAGAAGTCGTTATTATTGGTTCTGGTTACGGTGGTTCTGTCGCAGCGTTGCGACTTTGCGAACAAAATATTCCGGTGACACTTTTGGAAATGGGCTTGAACTGGGAAAAATCTGGAGAGAAATATTCGCCCATGATTAATCCCGGACATTCCGCTGCGTGGTTGAAAACGAAAACCATTGCACCTTTTATGAATCTTTTCAGGTTAGAAAAATTTACCGGTGCGCTGGATCGGTTGGATTTTGAACACATCAAAATTTGGGTTGGACGTGGCGTTGGCGGTGGTTCATTGGTTAATGGTGGCATGGCAGTAACTCCAAAAAAAGAATATTTTAAAGAAATATTTCCTGATTTAAATAGCGAAAAATTTTACTCTCATTATTTTCCTTTAGCCAATAAAGAATTGAAGACAAACGTCGCCTCCGAAGATTTCTTGAAAGATTGCGACTATTATAAGTTTAACAGCGTTGGGGAAGAAGAGGCAAAGAACGCTGGTTTTAAAACAGTTCGTGTTCCAAATGTGTATGATTTTAAATACATGGAAAAGGAATATAAAAATGAAGTTCCGCGATCTGCTTTAGCTGGTGAAGTTATTTATGGAAATAATTACGGCAAAAATTCATTAGACAAAACCTATTTGAAAAAAGCTTCTGCTACGGGGAAATTAGAAATTCTGGAGCTGCATCAAGTGAATCATATTGCTCAAAAATCCGATAAAAGCTACTCGATCGACATTTCGATAATCAATACAAAAGGTGAAGAAATTAAACATCGAATTATCAACACAAAAAAACTCATACTTTCTGCGGGAACAATGGGTTCGCTGGAGCTACTTTTAAAATCAAAAGCATTTAACCAATTTCCAATTGATAATAATATTGGTAAAGAATGGGGGAATAATGGCAATTTCATGACCGGCCGAAACTTTGTAAAAGGACTATCGGGCGGAACAGGATCTAAACAATCTACGATTCCTGTTGGCGGAATAGATCATTGGGACGATAAAGAACATCCGTTTTTTGTAGAGATTGCGCCATTACCGATGGGATTGAATGTCGCAACTTCTCTTTATTTAATGGTCAATAAATTGAAGAAGTTTGGCGAAGTGTCTTACGATTTGAAAGAACAGAAATTAGATTTAAACTGGGACAAATCCCACACCGCTCACATGAAGAATAACGCAAAGTATTTCCTCCGAACAATGAACAAAGCCAATGGCGGTACACGATCACATTTACTTTTTCACAACGGATTTGGCGCTGATATTTGTTATCATCCTTTGGGTGGAATTGTTTTGGGAAAAGCAACAGATCAGTTCGGAAGGTTGAACGGACATGATAATTTCTACGTTATCGATGGGTCGTTAATTCCAGGAACTGTAGGTGTAAATCCCTTTGTAACGATAACGGCAATTGCGGAATATTGTATTGAAGAAATTATTAAAAAGGATTTTGCTCAGCATATTTAG
- a CDS encoding zinc ribbon domain-containing protein YjdM, whose product MSDAIVCPKCQSEFTYEQDDKMVCSQCFHEWTPGETAEEDKILDANGNELQNGDTVVVIKDLPVKGAPKPVKSGTKVKNIRLRPDSDHNIDCKIDGFGSMALKSEFVRKA is encoded by the coding sequence ATGAGTGATGCTATAGTTTGCCCAAAATGCCAGTCTGAGTTTACGTACGAACAAGACGATAAAATGGTATGTTCGCAATGCTTCCATGAGTGGACTCCTGGCGAAACTGCGGAAGAAGATAAAATTTTAGATGCAAACGGCAACGAACTTCAAAATGGTGATACGGTGGTTGTCATTAAAGATCTTCCCGTAAAAGGAGCACCAAAGCCAGTAAAATCAGGAACTAAAGTAAAGAATATTAGATTGCGTCCTGATTCTGATCACAATATCGATTGCAAGATTGATGGATTCGGCTCTATGGCACTGAAATCAGAATTTGTGAGAAAGGCATAA
- the asnB gene encoding asparagine synthase B, with product MCGIVCLFDAKQKTEVLRPQVLEMSKKIRHRGPDWSGIFQNEKVIFSHERLAIVDPTSGKQPLFSKDKKIVLAVNGEIYNHRELRAEFPDYDFQTESDCEVIIPLFKKYGKNFIDKLNGIFAFALYDIENDIYLVARDHMGICPLYQGWDKNGSFYVASELKALEGVCKTIETFLPGHLLFSPDGYELQQWYTRDWEVYDNVKDNTTDIAELRKALEEAVHRQLMSDVPYGVLLSGGLDSSIISAVTAKYARNRIESGDTQEAWYPRLHSFAVGLEGSPDLIAAQKAAEHIGSIHHEVHFTVQEGLDAVRDVIYHLETYDVTTIRASTPMYLLARVIKSMGIKMVLSGEGSDEIFGGYLYFHKAPNAKEFHEENVRKLNKLHLYDCLRANKALMSWGIEGRVPFLDKEFMDVAMRINPKDKMVTAHEPKIEKWVLRKAFEDLLPESITWRQKEQFSDGVGYSWIDSLKEVAHQEVTDEMMTNSKFRFPLNTPQNKEEYRYRTIFEEHFPSETAAATVPSVPSVACSTPIALEWDEAFKNANDPSGRAVLSVHDDSY from the coding sequence ATGTGTGGAATTGTATGTCTCTTTGATGCGAAACAGAAAACCGAAGTATTAAGACCTCAGGTTTTAGAAATGTCTAAGAAAATTCGGCACCGTGGCCCGGACTGGAGCGGAATTTTTCAAAATGAAAAGGTAATTTTCTCCCACGAACGTTTGGCAATTGTAGATCCTACCTCCGGAAAACAGCCTTTATTTTCGAAAGATAAAAAAATAGTTTTGGCCGTAAATGGGGAGATTTATAATCACCGAGAATTGCGCGCAGAATTTCCGGATTACGATTTTCAGACAGAATCTGACTGTGAAGTCATTATCCCTTTATTTAAAAAATATGGGAAAAATTTCATTGATAAATTAAATGGGATTTTCGCCTTCGCTTTATATGATATTGAAAATGATATTTATCTTGTCGCGCGCGATCACATGGGAATTTGTCCTTTATACCAAGGTTGGGACAAAAACGGAAGTTTTTATGTGGCTTCAGAACTGAAAGCTCTGGAGGGCGTTTGCAAAACCATCGAAACCTTTCTGCCCGGACATTTATTATTCAGTCCAGATGGTTATGAATTGCAGCAATGGTACACAAGAGATTGGGAAGTTTATGACAATGTAAAAGACAACACGACAGATATTGCAGAACTTAGAAAAGCTTTGGAAGAAGCGGTTCACCGGCAGTTGATGAGTGATGTTCCTTACGGTGTTTTGCTTTCCGGTGGTTTAGATTCTTCTATTATTTCGGCCGTCACCGCAAAATACGCCCGAAACAGAATAGAAAGTGGCGATACTCAGGAAGCTTGGTATCCCAGATTGCATAGTTTTGCCGTCGGTTTGGAGGGTAGTCCAGATTTAATTGCAGCCCAGAAAGCCGCCGAACATATCGGCTCCATTCATCACGAAGTTCACTTTACCGTTCAAGAAGGTTTAGATGCGGTGCGCGACGTAATTTATCATTTAGAAACCTATGATGTGACCACGATTCGTGCTTCTACACCGATGTATTTATTAGCAAGAGTCATTAAATCAATGGGAATTAAAATGGTACTTTCTGGCGAAGGAAGTGATGAGATTTTTGGCGGATATTTGTATTTCCACAAAGCACCAAACGCGAAAGAATTCCATGAAGAAAATGTGCGAAAACTGAACAAACTTCATTTATATGATTGCCTGCGTGCCAATAAAGCCTTGATGAGTTGGGGAATTGAAGGTCGCGTTCCTTTTTTAGATAAAGAATTTATGGATGTTGCGATGCGCATTAATCCAAAAGATAAAATGGTAACGGCCCACGAACCCAAAATCGAAAAGTGGGTTTTAAGAAAAGCTTTTGAGGATCTATTGCCCGAAAGCATCACGTGGCGCCAGAAAGAACAATTCTCCGACGGCGTCGGCTATTCCTGGATTGATTCTTTGAAAGAAGTTGCACATCAGGAAGTTACTGATGAAATGATGACGAATTCTAAATTTCGTTTCCCTTTAAATACACCACAAAATAAAGAAGAATACAGATACCGGACAATTTTCGAAGAACATTTCCCGAGTGAAACGGCAGCTGCAACAGTTCCATCCGTGCCCTCCGTGGCGTGCTCCACACCAATTGCCTTAGAATGGGATGAAGCTTTCAAAAATGCAAATGACCCAAGCGGAAGAGCAGTTTTATCGGTTCACGATGATTCTTACTAG
- a CDS encoding RsmB/NOP family class I SAM-dependent RNA methyltransferase produces MELIHRNLLIGIHDALQETFFEERKYADKVIERLLKAHKQWGSEDRKVVAQIFYDIIRWKKRLEYYMGEGVKPNNIYKMILSYCLWTKIHYKKFEEFDGIKNADIINKLKKNTVPTKAIEYSIPEWLAETMEKELGKNWEREMEALNEQAPTILRVNTLKTTARELVSDLRDENVESFQIANYPDAVQLEQKKNVFLTSAFKDGLFEVQDASSQKIGELLDVKEGMRVVDVCAGAGGKTLHLAALMKNKGQIIALDIYEWKLAELKRRAKRAGAHNIETRFIEDNKVIKRLHEKADRLLIDAPCSGLGVLKRNPDSKWKIDQEFIDRIKKEQQQILQDYAKILKKGGKMVYATCSILPSENNEQVATFLKNNEGYTLIKEEKVMPSEGFDGFYMALISRNA; encoded by the coding sequence ATGGAACTCATACACAGAAACTTACTCATCGGAATTCACGACGCATTGCAGGAAACTTTTTTCGAAGAAAGAAAATACGCCGATAAAGTTATCGAAAGATTACTTAAAGCACATAAGCAATGGGGCAGCGAAGATCGAAAAGTAGTTGCACAGATTTTTTACGATATTATCCGCTGGAAAAAACGGTTGGAATACTATATGGGCGAAGGCGTAAAACCGAACAATATCTATAAAATGATTTTGTCATATTGCCTTTGGACCAAAATTCACTACAAAAAGTTTGAAGAATTTGACGGCATAAAAAACGCAGATATCATCAACAAACTAAAGAAAAATACAGTTCCTACGAAAGCGATTGAATATTCTATTCCAGAATGGTTGGCTGAAACCATGGAAAAAGAATTGGGTAAAAACTGGGAAAGAGAAATGGAAGCTCTCAATGAGCAGGCGCCGACAATTCTTCGGGTAAATACTTTGAAAACTACGGCTCGCGAACTGGTTTCTGACCTGAGAGATGAAAATGTAGAAAGTTTTCAAATAGCCAATTATCCTGATGCTGTACAATTGGAGCAAAAGAAAAATGTGTTTTTAACCTCAGCATTTAAAGATGGTTTGTTTGAAGTTCAGGATGCTTCTTCCCAAAAAATCGGGGAACTTCTGGATGTGAAAGAAGGAATGCGCGTAGTTGATGTTTGTGCAGGCGCTGGTGGAAAAACCTTGCATTTGGCAGCTTTGATGAAAAATAAAGGTCAAATTATTGCGCTCGATATTTATGAATGGAAATTGGCAGAATTAAAACGCCGCGCGAAAAGAGCCGGAGCTCACAATATTGAAACGAGATTTATAGAAGATAATAAAGTCATCAAAAGGCTGCATGAAAAAGCAGACCGTTTGTTGATTGACGCACCATGTTCTGGTTTGGGAGTCCTGAAAAGAAACCCAGATTCTAAATGGAAAATCGACCAGGAATTCATCGACCGTATCAAAAAAGAACAGCAACAAATCTTGCAAGATTATGCGAAAATTTTGAAGAAAGGTGGGAAAATGGTTTACGCAACGTGTTCTATTTTACCAAGCGAAAATAATGAGCAAGTCGCAACTTTTCTTAAAAATAATGAAGGATATACATTGATCAAAGAAGAAAAAGTGATGCCGAGCGAAGGTTTCGACGGTTTCTATATGGCTTTGATTTCGAGAAATGCGTAA
- a CDS encoding ABC transporter ATP-binding protein, with amino-acid sequence MLLEIKRLFFSHRGDQKLFQNFNLRVEEGKIIALAGESGCGKSTLLNLIYGLLDLEQGEIIFNGTPILGPTKNLVPGEDDMKLVAQNYDLMPYSTVGDNVGKFISNIDLDEKKQRVQELLEVVGLEEYRDILPKYLSGGQQQRVAIARALSVMPKLLLLDEPFSNLDFSRKIQLRERLFNYVKEKKISLIISTHEIQEVIPWLDQIIVLNEGRLIQNDNAKDTYLNPYNQYVAELFGEVNVFNEEERSSFNLHKNFWYPHEISLSEDGEEAIVLESRFAGSHYWNKVQLRNKKITIYTPEKLAEKVKISFPKTDL; translated from the coding sequence ATGCTATTAGAAATCAAGCGATTATTTTTCTCCCACCGCGGAGATCAAAAATTATTTCAGAATTTTAATTTAAGAGTTGAAGAAGGTAAGATTATTGCGCTTGCTGGCGAAAGCGGTTGCGGGAAATCTACATTACTCAATTTAATTTATGGGCTCCTTGATCTGGAGCAAGGTGAAATTATTTTTAATGGTACGCCAATTTTAGGTCCTACGAAGAATTTGGTTCCGGGAGAAGATGATATGAAGCTGGTCGCCCAAAATTACGACTTAATGCCCTATTCTACCGTCGGCGATAATGTGGGAAAATTTATTTCTAATATCGATCTGGACGAAAAAAAGCAACGCGTTCAGGAGCTTTTGGAAGTCGTAGGTTTAGAAGAATATCGAGATATCTTACCTAAATATTTAAGTGGCGGTCAGCAGCAGCGCGTAGCGATTGCAAGAGCACTTTCTGTAATGCCAAAACTTTTGTTACTGGATGAACCTTTCAGCAATCTTGATTTTTCGCGTAAAATTCAACTTCGGGAGCGGCTTTTTAATTATGTTAAAGAGAAGAAGATTTCACTCATTATTTCTACGCATGAAATCCAGGAAGTTATTCCTTGGTTGGATCAAATTATTGTTCTGAATGAAGGTCGACTGATACAAAATGACAACGCCAAAGACACTTATCTCAATCCTTACAATCAATATGTTGCGGAACTTTTCGGGGAAGTGAATGTATTTAATGAGGAAGAAAGATCGTCATTTAATCTACATAAAAATTTTTGGTATCCACATGAGATTTCCCTGAGCGAAGACGGTGAGGAAGCAATCGTTTTAGAAAGCCGTTTTGCCGGAAGTCATTATTGGAATAAAGTTCAGCTGCGTAATAAAAAAATAACTATTTATACCCCTGAAAAATTAGCAGAAAAAGTGAAAATTTCTTTCCCAAAAACTGATCTTTAA